The genomic DNA GCGGACGAGGACGGCACGGTGTGGGTGGGCACCTCGAGCGGGCTTGGCCGCTTCGAGGGCGCGAGCTACACGGGCCCACCGCCGCCGCGCGTGGTGCTGTTGGAGACGCGCCTGGGCGAGCGCGTGTTCTCCCGGCCTCCGGAGGCGGGGCTGGTGGCCTCCCCGGGAGAGACGACGCTGGAGGTGCACTTCGCCGACCTGGAAACCAACGATGAAGGGGCGCTGGAGCACCAGGTGCGCCTGGTGGGGTTGGACACCTGGCACCCGGTGCAGGGGCGTGGGGTGCAGTACAGCGCGTTGCCTCCGGGGGGCTACCAGTTCGAGATGAGGGCGCGCCATGGAGGGGGCGCGTGGAGCGCCGTGGTGGGCTTTCCGCTGCGGGTCTTGCCGGCCTGGTGGGAGACGTGGTGGGCGAGGGGCCTGGGAGCGCTGTTGTTGGGGGCGGCCGGGGCGGGGGTGATGCGCTGGAGGAGCGTGGCGCTGCGGCGGCGCAACGTGGAGTTGGAGCGCCTGGTGGCGGCGCGCACCGCCGAACTCGCCCAGGAGCGCGAGAAGGTGGCCCAGGCGGAGAAGCTCTCGGCGATGGGACAGCTCATGGCGAGGCTGGCGCATGAGATCAACAACCCGCTCACGGCCATCCACAACAACCTGCCGCCGGTGCGCGAGTACTTCGAGCAGCAGGCCGAGGCGTTGTCGCGCTGTCGCAAGCGGCTCTCGGGGTGCCCGGAGGACGCGGCCGAGGTGGCGAAGTGGTGGCGGGAGTTGGATCTCGACTTCGTGCTGAAGGACACGCCGGAGGCGCTGGAGGCGATGCGCTTCGCCACCGAGCGCATCCGCTCCATTCAGGCGGACCTGAGGGCGTTCCTGCGCGGCGAGCGCCCGCGGCTGGAGCCGGGAGACGTCAACCGCACGGTGAATGACACGGTGGAGTTCGTGCGGCGCTCGCTGCCGCCGGGCACGCGGGTGGACGTGCGGTGCGGCGACGTGCCGAGCGTGGCCTTCCATGCGGGGCAATTGGGCCAGGTGTTGCTCAACCTCTTGCGCAATGCCCTGGACGCGGTGGGCGAGGGGGGCGCGGTGCGGGTGAGCACGGAGGTGCGGGCGGGCCGGGTGGAGGTGGTGGTGGCGGATGACGGCCCGGGAGTGCCCCCCGAGTTGCGCTCGCGCATCTTCGAGCCCTTCTTCACCACGAAGGACGTGGGCCAGGGCTCGGGGCTGGGGCTGGCCATCTGCCGGCAGATCATCGCGGAGAACCACGGCGGCACGCTGGAACTGGACGAGTCGGTGCCCCGGGGGGCGTGCTTCCGGGTAGGGCTGCCCCTCAACTAGGGGGACTTGGGCACGAGCACGTCGCGCAGGAGGGAGCGGGCCAGGGACGGCTCCGCATCGGCCTCCAACCAGGGAGGGACGGGCAGACCCTTGGAGCGCAGGAAGGTGGGATTGAAGAGGCGGCTCGCGTAGCGGGTACCGGAGTCACAGAGGAGGGTGACAATGGTGTGCCCGGGCCCGAGCTTCCGGGCGAGCCGGATGGCGCCCGCGACGTTGATGGCGCTGGAGCCGCCGAGGCACAGGCCCTCGTGCTCGAGCAGCTCGAAGAGGAGGGGAATGGCCTCGGTGTCTGGGATTTGAAAGGCCACGTCGATGGGGGCGCCCTCGAGGTTGGCGGTGATGCGGCCCTGGCCGATGCCCTCGGTGATGGAGGAGCCCTCGGACTTGAGCTCGCCATGGGCGTAGTAGTGGTAGAGGGCGGCGCCGAGGGGGTCGGCGAGCGCGATGACGACGCGGGGGTCGCGCGCCTTGAGGGCGAGTCCCACGCCGGCGAGTGTTCCGCCGGAGCCCACGGCGGAGACGAAACCGTCGATGCGGCCCTGGGTCTGGTCCCAGATTTCGGGGCCGGTGGTTTCCTGGTGGGCCTGGCGGTTGGCGACGTTGTCGAACTGGTTGGCCCAGAGGGCGCCGTGGGGTTCGCGGGCGTTGAGGGCCTCGGCGAGGCGGCCGGAGACCTTCACGTAGTTGTTGGGCTCCTTGTAGGGGACGGCGGGCACCTCGATCAGCTCGGCGCCGACGGAGCGCAGGGTGTCCTTTTTCTCCTGGCTCTGGGTGTCGGGGATGACGATGACGGTGCGGTGTCCGAGGGCATGGCCCACGAGCGCGAGCCCGATGCCAGTGTTGCCGGCGGTGCCCTCGACGATGACGCCGCCGGGGCGGAGGGTGCCGCGGGCGAGGGCATCCCGGACGATGAAGAGGGCGGCGCGGTCCTTGACGGACTGACCGGGGTTGAGGAACTCGGCCTTGCCGAGGATGGTGCAACCCGTCAGCTCGGAGGCGCGGCGCAGCTTGATGAGGGGGGTGTTGCCAATGGCCGCGAGGACGTCGGGGAGGGGGTGCATGGCGGGGTGCGACCGTACTGCGGGGCCCGGGGAGGGCTCAAGCGGCCCTCCTGGGCTCAGGCGCGGGGAGCGCGCAGCTCGTCGACTTCCTGGCGCAGGAGCCATTCCTCGGGGAAGGCGGTGGTGGCGCGGGAGAGCTGTTCCAGGCGCTTGGAGTCGAAGGATTTCGACTCCCGAAGGGTACGCACCTCGCGGTAGAGGGCGGCGAGCGAGGGGTGGAGGGCGGAGGCCTTCCTGGCGCGGGCCAGGGATTCGCCCTCGCCCTCGGTGAAGGCGTTGAGCTCGCCGAACCAGTGGTCCCACGCGCCGGGATCGGCGGGGCCGCCGGCGACGGAGGGCAGGCCGGTGGAGAGGAAGAGCTGGGCCACGTTGGGCAGCTCGATGGGCTGGCCCGCGAGGGTGCCGCGCAGGTTGAGCACTTCACCGCCGCCCACGGCGAAGCCCTGGAGCGTGAGGCCGCTGGCGAGCTCCACCCGGAAGTCACCCCGCTCGGGGAGTTGGCCCTCGCCAAATGCCACGAGGGCGAGGCCGGGCCACGGCTTGGAGTCGGAGTGGCCACCGCGCGACAGCATGACGGGACCTTCCAGGCGTACGAGGGCGGTGGAGAGCCCCTCGGCCACGGGCTGGGCGCCGGGGAGCGCCTCGACGACGCGGGCGGTCAGCTCGCGCCCATCGGCGAGGACGAGGTGATTGACCGTGCGGGCGCGGATGGCCTCCTGGAGGCCGTAGTCTCCGCCTCGCTTCCAGGCGAGCGTGGATTCGAACGCCTCGAGCACCTCGAAGAGGTGTTCGAAGTCGCGGGCCACGAAGAGCTGGGGCTGCATCCGGGTGATGTCGTACTCGGTGTCGGCGCACGCGGTGCTGAGAGGGACCTTCTTCACCTCGGAGGTGAGGCAGTGCTGGGCCTC from Melittangium boletus DSM 14713 includes the following:
- a CDS encoding cysteine synthase A, encoding MHPLPDVLAAIGNTPLIKLRRASELTGCTILGKAEFLNPGQSVKDRAALFIVRDALARGTLRPGGVIVEGTAGNTGIGLALVGHALGHRTVIVIPDTQSQEKKDTLRSVGAELIEVPAVPYKEPNNYVKVSGRLAEALNAREPHGALWANQFDNVANRQAHQETTGPEIWDQTQGRIDGFVSAVGSGGTLAGVGLALKARDPRVVIALADPLGAALYHYYAHGELKSEGSSITEGIGQGRITANLEGAPIDVAFQIPDTEAIPLLFELLEHEGLCLGGSSAINVAGAIRLARKLGPGHTIVTLLCDSGTRYASRLFNPTFLRSKGLPVPPWLEADAEPSLARSLLRDVLVPKSP
- a CDS encoding aromatic amino acid hydroxylase; this translates as MNATERTLARLPAHLRRYVVSQDYASYTPRDQAVWRHILGQLRSHLATKAHPVYIEGLEATGIGVDRIPSMDEMNERLARLGWGAVSVRGFIPPAVFTELQSLGVLAIAADIRTHEHIQYTPAPDIIHESAGHAPIIANTRYAEYLKRCGLVGFKSISTIEDEAVFQAIRHLSIVKEDPTATPAEIQHAEARLQAANQSRRYVSESTRASRLYWWTAEYGLIGSLDAPRIYGAGLLSSIGEAQHCLTSEVKKVPLSTACADTEYDITRMQPQLFVARDFEHLFEVLEAFESTLAWKRGGDYGLQEAIRARTVNHLVLADGRELTARVVEALPGAQPVAEGLSTALVRLEGPVMLSRGGHSDSKPWPGLALVAFGEGQLPERGDFRVELASGLTLQGFAVGGGEVLNLRGTLAGQPIELPNVAQLFLSTGLPSVAGGPADPGAWDHWFGELNAFTEGEGESLARARKASALHPSLAALYREVRTLRESKSFDSKRLEQLSRATTAFPEEWLLRQEVDELRAPRA